The Fusarium fujikuroi IMI 58289 draft genome, chromosome FFUJ_chr01 sequence ACGTGGCTGGCATACTTGGTGAGGAAAGTAGCCTCCTCGGCGGCAGAATCACCACcgccgatgacgaagagAGGCTTGTTGCGGAAGATGGGGACGGCTCCGTCGCAGACAGCGCAGGCGGAGACACCGTTCTGCCAGTACTTGTCCTCGCCAGGGAGGTTAAGACGGCGGGCCGAGGCGCCggtggcgatgatgacggaGTCGGCGGTGTGTGTCTCCTCGGGGGAGAACTCGGTGCTGTACTTGAAGGGGCGGGAGGAGAGATCGAGGGTGGTGACGGTGTCGGTGACAATTTCTGTGCCGAAGCGCTCGGACTGGGCTCTCATGTTGTCCTAGAAGTTCATTAGTTACTCATGAGTTACCAAATAAGAAGCAAAAGCTTACCATCAACTCGCCGCCCATGATACCCTTGGGGAAACCGGGGAAGTTCTCAACCTCGGTGGTAGTGGTCAATTGACCACCAGCAGCAATGCCATTGGCCATGAAGCCCTCATAGAGAACGGCTATGCGGTGTCAGTTCATCTTCAGAACTGGTAGAATAAGTGAATCTTACGCTTCAATTCAGCTCGCGCCAGGTAGACAGCAGCTGTGTGGGCAGCAGGCCCTGAGCCGATAACTAGTGATTCTCGTCAGACCTGTAGATTTTTGGAGGAGGGGTTTCATGATGGAGGGGCAACAAGCACGagggcatgggcatggatatggatatggaCAAGCACATACTGACAACCTTGCTATGCATCTTTCTAACACCAAAATCTACAGCCGGTTTTCTCGTGGTTTTGTGAAAAGTAGTCGCCGCTGCTGCAATTGATAGACCAGCGCTGGAACGAAGAGTAACGCGTTTAAACGTTGAGGAGAACAGTTTGGCGGTGTTGAAGGGGGAATTATAggtgagaaagaaaaggtGGGCTGTCGCGATTCTTTTAATATGGATGGATCAATGACGGAAAACGCCACTAGCAAAGCATGTACCTATGGACTGAGTCGCTACTGAGGTACGGTTGAGGGGcggtaaaaaagaaaaatagagCGGTTTCGGCGGATGAACCCTGAGAGAATAGCTTGGAAGAGGCAGAGAAACGTGGTGAATGTGGGGATTGATGCAATGCAAATGCAGACAGGAGATGGAATCAATTTTgacgatggagatggagagggaAGATGTGATTGGATAGAAGGATTTCTAAGCCGGGTTGTGGAGATGTCACTCGATGAGGCGCTCAGGACGGGCTTAGAaggggatggatggatgactTGATTTGACTTTCTTTTCCAATGTTTGCCTTTATCAATCTTCAGGGCCATGACTAATCCGTCTATTACCGAATGTGGCAAGGATTTCGGATGTCTGCGAGATGAGGTACCGACGGAGGTTTAATTGATTCCTCATGATAACCAGGGATAAGGCTCCGAACAATCAACACTAGTAGACCGCGCAGATAGCTCGTAACTCGGCATCCGGCTCATATGACACGATTGGTTTAATCTAACTTAGACATCATGTGTAATCTACGCTCTATCGTCCCTCCTCAGCACCAACACTGCCGTCTCGCTTTCCAAACCTCGCTCCTAACGATCCAATATCtctcttgaagaacttgccAAAGTTCCGCAAGTTCTCATTTATCGTGGCCTTCTCGAGTCCCGTCTGTGCTGCAGTGCTCGTGCTACTCTGACTGATGTCTCTTGCCGCACTTAGAAGCTTCTCACCTAGTGATCCTGCTTCGAACCGCGGGCTAACAGCCGCTGCGACTGATGGGCTCATCACTCCAAGCGGGACTGTGTTACCCAGGCTTGGGGTAGTCATGAGAGGTGTGAGCAATGGCGAGCTGGCTACCAATTTATCGTTGGGAGTGCTGTCGCGGTGAATGCCAAAGAGCTCTATCAGATGAGCATGGTCCGCTTTCCGAACGCCCTTGAGAtcgaggatcttcttgaagtttgTATCAGACCGATCCGCAATATGAATCAAATACGCCTGCACCAAACCTTCCGGCGGTGATGGCCGAACTTGAAGTGTCTTGAGCAATGGATCAAGTCTGTTCATGCAATGCTGAACTCTGCGCACAAAACTGGAAGGGGGAGTTTCATGCCCAGAGAATGATGCATGATGCATAGGTAACTTCTCGAAGGCTTTGGTGAGAACATATTTGTCAAGTAACATCTACAAACCCACTTGTTAGCATACACCATGACTCGAACTGCTCAGATAACATACCTGCTCGGCACCAACTTCGGATATCGGTCGGCATTGAATAATGCTAGTAATGTACCCTGTGGCCAAGTGCTCCACTAAGTTATCGCAGAAGGCCCTGGCGTACTGTTGCTTCGAGATAATAGCCAATATCTCGGCTGCCTTGCCATCAGCATGTTTTACCAGCTCTCCCACATATGAGCTCTGGTCACCAACGCTCTCCATTGTGCTCCAATTGGTATTCTTCATCTCGCGCCAGACGCCTTCGCAGTCAAGCTCGACCGCGCGAACGAGAGCTAGAACAGAAGCACTCGCTACACCAAGAAAGGCATCCGATTGTGAAGACAAGTCGACCTTAGAAACAAGCTCACTGTCAATGCGTTTCTTGATGCTTTCCTCCAGCTGATTAGTGTTGATGTGCCAAAAGTCTGCTGTATTCAACACAAGCACAACATCCTGTAATGGAGGCCCTTGAGGTCCACCAGACTGTAATATGTGTAGCAAGACCTGCTGGGCATATTCATCGAGATACTTGGCCAGTATCTTTGCCAAATCAAGAAGACGCTCACTCGTAGATAGTTTCGCGCATTGTGACAACGTGAGTTTGTAAAAATGAAATAACTCAATGGCCGAGGCAATAACGGCTTGTGGTGAGAACTCGTCGTCAGGCGGTATGAGCGGTTGGCTGCGGTACTTGGGTATCATGACTGCCAATTGTCTATCTTGCGACTCAACCCACAAACTCAAGTATGGTTCGAATGCGACTGAGATCAATCCGTGGAAACTATGAGCCTTTTCCTCAACAGAGCTGAGCGTATCGATGCTGGCCCTCGATGAAGTCGCGAATCGCTTCTCGAGGCTCTGCTCAAAGTCGAGAGTCTCTTGAAGGCAACTCAACAACAGATTGACATCGATCTTGTTACCGTCTGTCCGTCGCATGCTTCGTTCCAGGATGCCCTTGAAATCATCTCGAGTACCGTCGCAGAAAGCTGCTGCCAATGTCTCATTAGCCCTCCAGTGTGGAGGAAATATCACAGCATGTTCGTCATCGTGAGTCTTCATCATTCGTTTGAACCAGGCATATCGCCGCCCAATGTTGTCCAGACTTCCAGCCTCGTCGTTACCGCGGAATACCTGTCTGTATTCTCGAAGCTCTGTATTGACGTACCAATTCATGAGCCGAGCCTTGGCAGACTCTCCAAGTGCATCCATGACTAGGCATGCTTCAACAAGTGTGCCTCTTCGCGCGCCGACTTCTCCTTTAGCAAATGCCATTTCAAAGTCTTCGCAGACCTGTTCTAGTAGTTCTCTTTGCAGCTCGGCCACACCTCTGCTCAGAGTCGCGATCTGCTCGATACTGCGATAGCTGTTGAAGTGTTTCATGAGCTGCAGAACAGCCTGCAAGAGCCCTGCGCACTCCCTATACTGGCGTGTCTTGGCCAAGCCCCTGAGCTGCTCATAAGCCGTTGTCAGCATCTGCAGCCTCTTGAGGGCCGTCATGCTCAGCGTGAGGTTCTTCTTCGTTCCATCGAGTCTCTTTATGTCGGCCGTCATCGACGTGATGTTCTGTTCGGTCTCAATCGCTCTCGAGCGCACCGTCTCGATCTTTCGAAATAGCTGT is a genomic window containing:
- a CDS encoding related to subunit of VP52-54 complex; this translates as MNGTYPEASALDAVDYDAIDHLNLLFSHPSAISSISEVSKSLQSHQSALSNDIATLETNQAYGSDSSLERMQSAQAELAQLFRKIETVRSRAIETEQNITSMTADIKRLDGTKKNLTLSMTALKRLQMLTTAYEQLRGLAKTRQYRECAGLLQAVLQLMKHFNSYRSIEQIATLSRGVAELQRELLEQVCEDFEMAFAKGEVGARRGTLVEACLVMDALGESAKARLMNWYVNTELREYRQVFRGNDEAGSLDNIGRRYAWFKRMMKTHDDEHAVIFPPHWRANETLAAAFCDGTRDDFKGILERSMRRTDGNKIDVNLLLSCLQETLDFEQSLEKRFATSSRASIDTLSSVEEKAHSFHGLISVAFEPYLSLWVESQDRQLAVMIPKYRSQPLIPPDDEFSPQAVIASAIELFHFYKLTLSQCAKLSTSERLLDLAKILAKYLDEYAQQVLLHILQSGGPQGPPLQDVVLVLNTADFWHINTNQLEESIKKRIDSELVSKVDLSSQSDAFLGVASASVLALVRAVELDCEGVWREMKNTNWSTMESVGDQSSYVGELVKHADGKAAEILAIISKQQYARAFCDNLVEHLATGYITSIIQCRPISEVGAEQMLLDKYVLTKAFEKLPMHHASFSGHETPPSSFVRRVQHCMNRLDPLLKTLQVRPSPPEGLVQAYLIHIADRSDTNFKKILDLKGVRKADHAHLIELFGIHRDSTPNDKLVASSPLLTPLMTTPSLGNTVPLGVMSPSVAAAVSPRFEAGSLGEKLLSAARDISQSSTSTAAQTGLEKATINENLRNFGKFFKRDIGSLGARFGKRDGSVGAEEGR
- a CDS encoding probable thioredoxin-disulfide reductase CYS-9 translates to MHSKVVIIGSGPAAHTAAVYLARAELKPVLYEGFMANGIAAGGQLTTTTEVENFPGFPKGIMGGELMDNMRAQSERFGTEIVTDTVTTLDLSSRPFKYSTEFSPEETHTADSVIIATGASARRLNLPGEDKYWQNGVSACAVCDGAVPIFRNKPLFVIGGGDSAAEEATFLTKYASHVTVLVRRDVLRASRTMANRLLNHPKVTVKFNSGATEIRGGEDGLMSHLVVKNNKTGEEEVHEANGLFYAIGHDPATTLVKGQVDMDEDGYIKTVPGTTYTNVEGVFAAGDVQDKRYRQAITSAGTGCMAALEAEKFLADHEDDQRADDRPNPN